The following proteins are co-located in the Sporosarcina pasteurii genome:
- a CDS encoding MFS transporter — MKKSILLLMSVQFFVYLGFGIIIPILPEVIVQQNLSDIHVGGLITVYALASFFTAPLWGSLSDHTGRKKLILTGLIGFSLSFFLFALFINHITLLYISRIIGGVFSGALYTAVTGFVADLTDEENRNKYMGLMGMSIGLGFIFGPAIGGILGNFGLQVPYIASGLLTALLLIYASIILKEPERRGNANKRTWLPKGGITLWRYRVRYLFLLSFTITLILAGIEATFQLFQIDQIAITPLQLGYLFMASGLVDAAIQGGVVRRVKNGTETKWIIGAQIITAIGVVLIPFSTNLLWAGVALSIFTAGNALARTVLVSLTTKESGGKYGTAAGMTYSMDNMGRIIGPLLFTWLLTQTAGSLYFVSATIAILSIGLVFLFRFSNRYIKNEQALATK, encoded by the coding sequence ATGAAAAAATCAATTCTTTTGCTAATGTCCGTTCAATTTTTCGTTTATTTAGGATTTGGTATTATCATTCCAATTCTCCCAGAAGTCATTGTGCAACAAAACTTGTCAGATATTCACGTTGGCGGTTTAATCACCGTTTATGCACTTGCTTCCTTTTTCACAGCACCTCTTTGGGGCTCATTATCTGATCATACTGGCCGAAAGAAGTTAATTTTAACTGGGTTAATTGGTTTTAGTCTTAGCTTTTTTCTCTTCGCTTTATTCATTAATCATATAACACTTTTATATATTTCAAGAATTATTGGCGGTGTTTTCTCTGGTGCGCTCTATACTGCGGTCACAGGATTCGTTGCGGATTTAACTGATGAAGAAAACCGTAATAAATATATGGGCTTAATGGGGATGTCTATTGGACTTGGGTTTATCTTTGGTCCAGCAATCGGCGGCATTCTGGGAAACTTTGGTTTACAAGTCCCCTACATCGCATCGGGCCTTTTAACCGCACTCTTATTGATTTATGCAAGCATCATCTTAAAAGAGCCTGAACGACGCGGGAACGCGAATAAGCGTACTTGGCTACCGAAAGGCGGCATAACCTTATGGCGTTACCGTGTTCGATATTTATTTTTACTTTCCTTTACAATCACACTGATTCTTGCAGGGATTGAAGCGACATTTCAATTATTCCAAATCGATCAAATTGCAATTACCCCACTTCAGCTAGGTTACCTATTTATGGCTAGTGGATTAGTAGATGCAGCGATTCAAGGCGGTGTCGTCAGAAGAGTTAAGAACGGGACGGAAACGAAGTGGATTATCGGCGCGCAAATCATCACCGCAATTGGTGTTGTCTTAATTCCATTCTCCACAAACTTACTTTGGGCGGGTGTAGCGCTTAGCATATTTACCGCTGGCAATGCGCTGGCACGTACAGTTTTAGTATCCTTGACGACAAAAGAGTCTGGGGGCAAGTATGGGACCGCGGCAGGCATGACCTACTCCATGGATAATATGGGACGCATTATTGGGCCTTTATTATTCACATGGCTATTAACACAGACAGCAGGCAGTCTCTATTTCGTTTCAGCAACGATTGCCATATTATCGATTGGCCTGGTTTTCTTATTTAGATTTTCCAATCGTTACATAAAAAATGAACAAGCCCTAGCTACAAAATAA
- a CDS encoding Lmo0850 family protein: protein MAQETELKKIISNLAKLGVSATKTKSRLEMLKALMPPVQDPQIQSQ from the coding sequence ATGGCTCAAGAAACGGAATTGAAAAAAATCATCTCCAACTTGGCGAAGTTAGGTGTTTCAGCGACTAAGACTAAATCTCGTCTTGAAATGCTGAAAGCCCTCATGCCGCCTGTACAAGACCCACAAATTCAGTCACAGTAA
- a CDS encoding MFS transporter produces MEEALKLRRATYHLWTFTISKLISSFGSQVYAFAISFYILQLTGSATSFAANLICNILPRTMVAPFAGYVADNYSRKKIVIFAQIATTLAIGGLLFISLTSGLSLVVIYTTTAVLSLTTQFSGVAFTSSITGLVDENRIQRAMSLNQMSISFAAIGSPAVGGLLYGTVSMPVFLMMYMIASVVAVILESTMNFTLFAKRKEAVEGEPKETMLENMKAGLSYLRLQPALTAIIWLLLSINFLFGAFMVGYAFILIEKMKMPSEHFGLTEGAFAVGMLLMSVYLSARKDLKYPLLVGKRGIIVMGILMAGIGLPLIISIPYNWMFAFYATIMFSFGVTQIIVNTPLMVWMQKSIDDDFKGRVFSIIETMAMALMPLGMVIYGFLYDVLPAQWILIASSLVLVGVVLILARPSIIRKAHPEIEGEAVEIKVAGESGV; encoded by the coding sequence TTGGAAGAGGCTTTAAAATTGAGAAGGGCTACTTATCATTTGTGGACTTTTACAATCAGTAAGCTCATTTCATCATTCGGATCACAAGTGTATGCGTTTGCGATAAGTTTTTATATTTTACAGTTAACAGGATCTGCCACGAGTTTTGCTGCGAATTTAATTTGTAATATTCTGCCAAGAACGATGGTGGCGCCATTTGCAGGTTATGTTGCTGATAATTATTCGAGAAAGAAGATTGTTATTTTTGCCCAGATTGCTACAACATTGGCGATAGGGGGACTTTTATTTATCAGTTTGACGTCGGGCTTATCTCTTGTCGTGATTTATACGACAACGGCTGTTTTGTCATTAACAACGCAGTTTTCAGGTGTTGCATTTACTTCTTCAATCACAGGTCTTGTTGATGAAAACAGAATACAAAGGGCAATGTCCTTAAACCAAATGTCGATTTCCTTTGCGGCAATCGGAAGTCCAGCAGTAGGCGGGCTTTTGTACGGAACAGTTTCGATGCCGGTTTTTCTAATGATGTACATGATTGCTTCTGTAGTAGCGGTGATTCTCGAATCCACTATGAATTTTACGTTGTTTGCCAAGCGTAAGGAAGCTGTTGAAGGGGAACCAAAAGAAACAATGCTCGAAAACATGAAAGCGGGTCTTTCATATTTGAGATTACAGCCAGCTCTTACGGCAATTATTTGGCTATTATTGTCGATCAACTTTCTATTCGGAGCATTTATGGTTGGATATGCGTTTATTCTGATAGAAAAAATGAAGATGCCATCGGAACATTTTGGGTTGACAGAGGGGGCCTTTGCAGTTGGAATGTTACTCATGTCGGTTTATTTATCGGCGAGGAAGGATTTGAAATATCCTTTACTCGTGGGGAAACGTGGAATTATTGTGATGGGAATTTTAATGGCTGGAATTGGATTACCGTTAATTATTTCTATCCCATACAATTGGATGTTCGCATTTTATGCAACCATTATGTTTAGTTTTGGTGTCACGCAAATTATTGTCAATACGCCGCTTATGGTTTGGATGCAAAAGTCTATCGATGATGATTTCAAAGGCCGTGTATTTTCGATTATAGAAACGATGGCGATGGCACTTATGCCGCTTGGAATGGTGATATATGGATTTTTGTATGATGTATTGCCAGCGCAATGGATTTTAATCGCTTCAAGCTTAGTATTGGTTGGTGTTGTGCTAATTCTTGCACGACCTTCGATTATACGAAAAGCTCACCCTGAAATAGAAGGTGAAGCAGTAGAAATAAAAGTCGCGGGGGAGAGTGGAGTTTGA
- a CDS encoding FtsW/RodA/SpoVE family cell cycle protein has protein sequence MNLSNKPTERFDWTLAFILLLFCIVSLFAIGSASPNHVPIQLMWYGLSIFIIGGAMYFEPEQYKKVAWYLYGFGVFLLVFLYFAPSGEGQIGQTHANVKRWLHFPEPIGRVQPAEFIKTFFILGMARLVAKHHEQFENKTLKTDFILLGKMLLVLVVPLGFIAQQPDLGTSIVLIAITAAVILVAGISWKIILPVFVTGATAGTALLWAAIYAQDFMIELGFDPYQFERIYSWLDPYSYPSGEGMHLISSLTAIGSGGMSGKGFSGREVYVPENHTDFIFSVIGEEYGFIGACVAIGLFFFLIYHMTKIALELKDPFSTYVCTGIIAMITFHVFENIGMTIQLMPITGIPLPFISYGGSSLMSNMLAIGLIFSMKFHHRTYMFEADEDE, from the coding sequence ATGAATTTATCAAACAAACCAACTGAGCGCTTCGACTGGACGCTCGCTTTTATATTACTGCTGTTTTGTATTGTGAGCTTATTTGCGATAGGATCTGCAAGTCCAAATCATGTTCCAATACAGCTCATGTGGTATGGACTCAGTATCTTTATTATTGGCGGGGCCATGTATTTTGAGCCGGAACAATATAAAAAAGTTGCTTGGTACTTATATGGTTTCGGAGTTTTCCTACTCGTGTTCCTTTACTTTGCCCCAAGCGGAGAAGGTCAAATCGGACAGACACACGCCAATGTAAAAAGATGGTTGCATTTCCCAGAACCGATTGGAAGAGTTCAACCTGCTGAATTTATTAAAACATTTTTCATCCTAGGTATGGCACGTTTAGTAGCCAAGCATCATGAACAATTTGAAAATAAAACACTTAAAACAGACTTTATTCTTTTAGGAAAAATGTTATTAGTTCTCGTCGTTCCTCTTGGATTTATTGCTCAACAACCCGATTTAGGAACTTCAATCGTCCTCATCGCCATTACCGCTGCGGTGATTCTCGTCGCAGGTATTTCATGGAAAATAATACTTCCTGTATTCGTGACAGGAGCAACAGCTGGTACCGCACTATTATGGGCAGCCATCTATGCCCAAGATTTCATGATTGAGCTCGGCTTTGACCCGTATCAGTTTGAAAGAATCTATTCTTGGCTCGATCCATACTCCTATCCATCTGGTGAAGGGATGCACCTAATTTCGTCATTAACAGCAATCGGTTCCGGCGGGATGTCAGGTAAAGGTTTTAGCGGACGTGAAGTATACGTTCCGGAAAACCATACAGACTTTATCTTTAGCGTAATTGGAGAAGAATACGGCTTTATTGGGGCATGTGTAGCCATAGGTCTGTTTTTCTTTTTAATTTATCATATGACTAAAATTGCACTAGAATTAAAAGACCCTTTTAGTACATATGTATGTACAGGAATTATCGCAATGATTACATTCCACGTATTTGAAAATATCGGTATGACTATTCAATTAATGCCCATCACAGGAATACCGTTACCATTCATAAGTTACGGCGGAAGTTCACTCATGAGTAACATGCTCGCAATCGGCCTCATCTTCAGCATGAAATTCCACCACAGAACCTACATGTTCGAAGCAGACGAAGATGAATAA
- a CDS encoding D-alanine--D-alanine ligase: MKKRLGLIYGGKSAEHEVSLSTARAVMQAVDFDKYEVIPVYITYDGEWRKGQSLAKPVETIEELRLKGNGEPQKDSIHQFINGAGLPDIVFPLLHGTNGEDGTVQGLFEVLNIPYVGNGVLASSAGMDKITMKQLFAQVGLKQVPYVYFNRSNWKESRDAFIAEVEEALQWPVFVKPANLGSSVGISKAADREEFIEAVDLALKFDRRVIVEEGVDAREVEVSVKGNDDPVCSVSGEIKPVTDFYDYDAKYKDGNTELIIPAAVTKSVQEEMEEMAIRAFKVLDCAGLVRADFFVTADDEVLINEVNTMPGFTPTSMFPLLWKNSGVPYSTLIDELIELALERHAEKAKIQYTMD; the protein is encoded by the coding sequence ATGAAAAAAAGATTAGGATTAATTTACGGCGGTAAATCAGCAGAACATGAAGTTTCTTTATCAACCGCCCGCGCTGTAATGCAAGCGGTAGACTTTGATAAATACGAAGTGATTCCAGTTTATATTACGTATGATGGCGAATGGAGAAAAGGTCAATCGTTGGCAAAGCCTGTTGAGACGATTGAAGAATTGAGATTAAAAGGGAATGGAGAACCTCAAAAAGATAGCATCCATCAATTTATCAACGGAGCGGGTTTACCGGATATCGTCTTTCCTTTATTACACGGAACGAACGGTGAGGATGGAACGGTTCAAGGATTATTTGAAGTATTAAACATTCCATACGTTGGAAATGGTGTGCTTGCCTCATCTGCAGGGATGGATAAAATTACAATGAAACAATTATTTGCACAAGTCGGATTAAAACAAGTGCCGTACGTGTATTTTAATCGCAGCAATTGGAAGGAAAGTCGTGATGCATTCATTGCAGAAGTTGAAGAAGCGTTACAATGGCCAGTTTTTGTTAAGCCAGCTAATTTAGGTTCGAGTGTGGGAATTAGTAAGGCGGCAGACCGTGAGGAGTTTATTGAAGCGGTAGATCTTGCGTTGAAATTTGACCGTAGAGTCATTGTTGAAGAAGGGGTCGACGCAAGAGAAGTTGAGGTTAGTGTAAAAGGGAATGATGATCCTGTTTGTTCAGTTTCTGGGGAAATTAAACCTGTTACAGATTTCTATGACTATGATGCAAAATATAAAGATGGCAATACAGAATTAATTATTCCAGCAGCTGTTACTAAATCCGTGCAAGAAGAGATGGAAGAGATGGCAATTCGTGCGTTTAAAGTATTGGATTGTGCAGGGTTAGTACGTGCAGACTTTTTTGTCACGGCAGATGATGAAGTGCTCATTAACGAAGTGAACACAATGCCTGGGTTTACGCCGACAAGTATGTTCCCGCTTCTTTGGAAAAATTCAGGGGTTCCATATTCAACATTAATCGATGAGTTAATTGAACTCGCATTAGAACGACATGCAGAAAAAGCAAAAATACAATATACGATGGATTGA
- the murF gene encoding UDP-N-acetylmuramoyl-tripeptide--D-alanyl-D-alanine ligase translates to MKERLRTVADWLQVDGQHVGEIMVHGVSIDSRTVKEGDLFIPFRGEQVNGHRYVRNAIEQGAVASFWLNDEPNPPEDIPLLFVEDAELALQEMARAYRRELTCKVIGITGSNGKTSTKDLVASVLSPYANVKKTEGNFNNELGLPLTILSLEKDTDFAVLEMGMSGFGEISFLSTLAKPDYVVITNIGEAHMQDLGSREGIAKAKFEIVDGLSKNGKLLFDGDEPLLKPFVKEASEVTAYAFGYGENNDLPLQSVQSTDAGSEFTVKGLLDGTFTIPVFGAHQVKNTLAAILIAKEVGISVEQTQQALKSASLTAMRMQPIVGKNDALFINDAYNAAPTSMQAALSFLKETELRNEKWVVLGDMLELGENEKTYHEALSEELLQMDLAGILLYGPRMKWLYDVLENKVDNQQLLWSEREYDPIEQVLEKHTGSGSVVLLKGSRGMALERVLEAFLEQDSQ, encoded by the coding sequence GTGAAGGAAAGGTTAAGAACGGTTGCCGATTGGTTACAAGTTGATGGGCAACATGTAGGAGAAATAATGGTACATGGCGTCTCCATTGATTCGCGCACAGTAAAGGAAGGGGATTTGTTTATTCCTTTTCGTGGTGAGCAAGTGAATGGGCATCGTTATGTTCGAAATGCGATTGAACAAGGGGCAGTGGCTTCTTTCTGGTTAAATGATGAGCCGAATCCTCCTGAAGATATTCCGCTCCTATTTGTTGAGGATGCAGAACTCGCATTACAGGAGATGGCAAGGGCTTATCGGCGCGAATTAACTTGTAAAGTCATTGGCATTACCGGTTCTAACGGCAAGACGTCGACAAAAGATTTGGTCGCAAGCGTATTGTCTCCTTACGCGAACGTGAAGAAAACAGAAGGAAACTTTAATAATGAACTAGGATTACCGTTAACGATTTTATCTTTAGAAAAAGATACTGATTTTGCAGTGCTTGAAATGGGCATGAGCGGTTTCGGTGAAATATCATTTCTATCCACATTGGCCAAACCGGATTATGTCGTCATTACAAATATCGGAGAAGCGCATATGCAAGATCTTGGTTCCCGAGAAGGCATCGCAAAAGCGAAGTTTGAAATCGTTGACGGGCTTTCTAAAAATGGAAAATTATTATTCGATGGGGATGAACCGTTGTTAAAGCCTTTCGTGAAAGAAGCTTCAGAAGTGACTGCTTATGCGTTTGGTTATGGCGAAAATAATGACTTGCCGCTTCAATCCGTCCAATCAACAGACGCAGGAAGTGAGTTTACAGTAAAAGGGCTTTTAGATGGGACATTCACGATTCCTGTATTTGGTGCACACCAAGTGAAAAACACCCTTGCGGCGATTTTAATCGCGAAAGAAGTAGGGATTTCAGTTGAGCAAACGCAACAAGCACTCAAATCTGCGAGTTTAACAGCAATGCGCATGCAACCAATTGTCGGAAAGAACGATGCACTATTTATTAATGATGCTTATAATGCTGCACCGACTTCAATGCAAGCGGCGCTTTCCTTCCTAAAAGAAACGGAGTTAAGGAATGAGAAATGGGTTGTATTAGGCGATATGCTTGAACTAGGGGAAAATGAAAAGACTTATCACGAAGCGTTGAGTGAAGAGTTATTACAAATGGATCTGGCTGGCATTTTATTGTATGGACCGCGTATGAAGTGGCTTTACGATGTGTTGGAAAATAAGGTAGACAATCAACAACTCTTGTGGTCTGAACGTGAATACGATCCGATCGAACAGGTACTTGAAAAACATACAGGTTCCGGGTCAGTCGTGTTATTGAAAGGGTCTAGAGGTATGGCGTTAGAGCGAGTGCTCGAAGCTTTTCTAGAACAGGATAGTCAGTGA